ACCAGAATGCCCCGTGCTTTCAGGCCCTCGAACACGGCCGCCGCATCCGGGAAGCGGGTCAAGACGAAGTTCGCCTTTGACGGGAACGCTTTGACACCCGGCAGCTTCTGCAATTCGGCGAACAGGCGCTCGCGCTCGGCCACCATCAGTGCGGCGTGGCGCTTCAGCTCGTCGTAGTGATCAAGCATCACGGTCGCCGCGACCTGTTGCAGCACACCCACGTTGAACGGCCCGCGCACCTTGTCGATCTCGTTGATCCATTCCGGCGCGCCAAACAGGTAGCCCAGGCGCACACCTGCGAGACCAATCTTCGACAGCGTGCGCATTACCAGCAGGTTCGGGAAATCGTTGAGCCGCGTTGACCAGCTGCGCCCGGCAAACGGCTCGTACGCCTCGTCGATAATCACGAGACCCGGTGCAGCGCGCACGATAGCCTCAATCTGTTCGTCGCTGTAGCTGTTGCCGGTGGGGTTGTTCGGATACACCACCCAGATGAGCTTCGGCTGCTCGCGCTGGATCGCGGCGAGAGTGGCGTCCAGATCGAGCGAGAAGTCAGCGTTCAGCGACACACCCACGTAGCGGCCCGCACAGGCTACCGCCGCGTTGCGGAACACCGCGAACGACGGCTCCAGCGAGAGCACGGTACCACCGCCCGCCAGCAGCGCCTGCGAGACCATCGAGATCACCTCGTCAGACCCGGAGCCGAGCAGGATGCCATGCTCCGGCGAGATACCCAACTTCTCGCGCAGCTTCGCTTTCAGCGCAGGTGCTGCCGGATCGGGGTAGCGGTTGAACGCTGCGTCCGCCACGGCACGCGCGATGGCATCACGCATCGCGCGCGAGGTGGCGGTGTTGTTGGCAGCATCGAGGTGGTTGTCCTCCATCAACTCGATCTTGATCCCTGTCCATGGCGGGGTGACGGGGTAGGCCTTGAGCGCCTGCACTTCGGGCCGGATGGTTCTGGCGATGAATTCGGATTTCGTCATGTCGGTCGTTTTGGTTCCCTCTCCCCTTGTGGGAGAGGGTTAGGGAGAGCGGTATGGTCGCAGGAAGAGGAAAGTGTGGATTCCTATCCACTACCCCCTCTCCCCGGCCCTCTCCCACAAGGGGAGAGGGAGAAAACACTTACTTGATCCTCAGTTCCGCCGCTCGCGCATGCGCCTGCAGGCCTTCCGCATAAGCGAGCGTCGCAGCTGCCTGACCGAGTGTCGCCGCGCCTCGCGGCGAGACGTGGATCAGGCTGGTGCGCTTCTGGAAGTCATACACACCCAGCGGCGACGAGAAGCGCGCTGAGCGTGAAGTGGGCAACACGTGATTGGTGCCGGCAACATAGTCGCCGATGGATTCGCTACTGCCATACCCCATGAATATGGCTCCCGCATGGCGCAACAGCGGCAGCAGCATCTCGGGGTCGGCCACAGAAAGCTCCAGATGCTCAGGCGCGATGCGATTGGCGATGTCGCAGGCCTCTCCCAATGAACGCGTTTTGGCGATGATGCCGCGGTTGGCGAGCGATGCAGCGATGATGTCCTTCCGCGGCATCGTCGGCAGCAGTTTCGCGATGCTGGCCTGCACGGCGGCGATCAGCGAGTCACTCGGCGTGAGCAGAATCGACTGCGCGACCTCATCATGCTCGGCCTGCGAAAACAGATCCATCGCCACCCAGTCCGGGTTGGCATGTTCGTCCGCGATCACCAGAATCTCCGACGGTCCGGCGATCATGTCGATGCCGACCAGACCAAACACGCGGCGCTTGGCTGCAGCCACATAGGCATTGCCGGGGCCGACGATCTTGTCCACCGCGGGCACGGTGCCAGTGCCGTAGGCCAGCGCGCCCACCGCCTGCGCACCACCGATGGTGAACGCGCGATCCACACCAGCGAGATGTGCCGCGGCGAGTACCGTCGCGTTCTTCACGCCGTCCGGTGTTGGCACCACCATGATGACTTCGCGCACACCCGCGACTTTGGCGGGCACCGCGTTCATCAGCAGCGACGACGGGTACGCCGCCTTGCCGCCGGGCACGTACAGCCCTACGCGATCCAGCGGGGTTACCTTAACGCCAAGCTGCGTGCCATCGGCCTCGGTATAGCGCCAGCTCTCCATGACCTGCCGCCGGTGATAGGCCTCGATGCGGTCGCGCGCCAGCGTCAGCGCGGCTTTCAAGTCAGTATCCAGCGTGTCGAACGCCGCCTTCATCTCGTGCTTGGAGAGTTCAAGCGCCGCCATTGACTCAGCGCTGAGGCGATCAAATTTCTGCGTGTAAGCCAGCACCGCCGCGTCGCCACGCGTGCGGACGTCGGCCAGGATGTCCGCCACCGCCCGATCCACGCTCTCGTCCAGTGCACCCGCATGATGCGTCAGCGCATCGAGCGAGGCCAGGAAATCGGGGACGGAAGAATCAAGGAGTTTCATGGTGACAGCGATGGGCCTGGATGCAATGTCTCGCGCTTCAAGTGCGCGCTTCGACTGATTTCGCAAAGCTCTCCACAATCGGCATCAGTGCGTCGCGCTTGGTCTTGAGCGCGGCCTGATTGACGATCAGGCGCGCTGAAATGTCGGCGATCTTTTCTACTGCTTTGAGATTGTTAGCTTTGAGCGTGGCACCACTACTCACCACGTCAACGATGGCGTCAGCCATGCCCACCAGGGGGGCCAGCTCCATTGAGCCATAGAGCTTGATCAGGTCAACGTGCACGCCTTTCTTGGCGAAGTGGGCGCGCGCGGTCTGGATGTACTTGGTCGCCACGCGCAGTCGGCGGCCGCGCTGCACTAGCGCTTCGTAATCGGTCTCGTTACGCACGGCGACCATCAGACGGCATTTGGCGATGTTGAGGTCGAGCGGCTCGTAGAGACCGGCCGTGTCCTGCTCCATCAGCACGTCCTTGCCGGAGATGCCGATGTCGGCGCCGCCCTGCTGCACGTAGGTGGGCACGTCACTGGCGCGCACCAGTACTACGCGCACGTCGTCGCGCTGCGTCGGCAGGATCAGTTTGCGCGAGGATTCCGGGTCTTCCAGCACGTCGATGCCCGCCGTGCGTAGCAGCGGACGGGTATCGTCCAGGATGCGGCCCTTGGACAGCGCGAAGGTGATCACGACGACACGCGCTCAATGGTGGCGCCGAGGCCGATCAGCTTGTCCTCGATATGTTCGTAGCCGCGGTCGAGGTGGTAGATGCGGTCGATCATGGTTGTGCCAGTGGCGCAGAGGCCCGCAATGACCAGGCTGGCCGAGGCGCGCAGGTCGGTGGCCATTACGTTGGCGCCCTTCAACTCGCTCACGCCCTGTACTACGGCAGTGTTGCCAGTGATGTCGATTTTCGCGCCGAGACGGCACAGCTCGGAGACGTGCATCATGCGGTTCTCGAAGATGTTTTCGGTCATCACTGCGGTACCTTCGGCGACGACGTTCATCGCCATCAACTGCGCCTGCATGTCGGTCGGGAACGCTGGATACGGCGCGGTCTTCACGCTCACCGCCTTGAGCGGCCCCTTGCGCGACACGGTGACATTGCTGCCGTTGACGGCGATGCTGCAACCAGCATCGCGCAGCTTGTCGAAGATGGCATCCATCGCGGTCACCGGTGCGTCGAGCAGCGTGACTTCGCCGCCCACGGCGGCAACGGCACAGGCAAAGGTGCCCGCCTCGATGCGGTCGGGCATCACGCGGTAGGTGGCGCTGTGCAGGTTATCAACGCCGGTGATGGTGATGGTGTCGGTGCCTGCACCTTTGATGTCGGCGCCCATCGCGATCAGGCAATTGGCCAGATCGACGACTTCCGGCTCGCGCGCTGCGTTCTCGATCACGGTGACGCCGTCGGCCAGGGTGGCGGCCATCATGACATTCTCGGTGCCGGTGACCGTCACCATGTCCATCACGATATGCGCGCCCTTGAGGCGGCCGCCCGGTGCGGCGGCATTGATGTAGCCGCCATCGAGGGTGACTTCGGCGCCCATCGCCTCCAGTCCCTTCAGGTGCTGGTCTACCGGCCGCTGGCCGATGGCACAACCGCCCGGCAGCGACACCCGTGCCTCGCCCCATCGTGCGACCAGCGGGCCGAGCACGAGCACGGATGCGCGCATGGTCTTCACCAGATCGTACTCGGCGACCGGTTTGGTCAGCGTGCTGGCATCGATCTCGACGCGGTGCGTCTCGGTGCGCGCGGCCGTCACGCCCATCTGGTTGAGCAGACGGACAGTAGTGCGTGTGTCGTTCAGTTGCGGCACGTTGACAAAAGTGACCGGCGCTTTCACCAGCAGCGACGAGCAGAGGATCGGCAGCGCCGCATTCTTGGCGCCCGAGATCCGCACGGCGCCACGTAGCGGGCCGTTACCGGTAACGCGGAGCTTATCCATTGTTGACGAGGTCTCCGCCGTTGAGTTGTGCCCACTTCTCGGGCGTATAGGTTTTCATCGACAGTGCATGCACTTCCGCCTTCATGCGATCACCCATCGCAGCGTAGACACGCTGATGCTGTCTGATCATGGTGAGGCCACGAAACTCTTCGCTGACGATGGTGGCGAAAAAATGCTGGCCATCGCCTTCCACTTCGAGATGAGTACACGGCAGGCCGGCTGCGATGTAGTTTTTGACGTCGTCAGGAGTAACCATTACTGCCTCAATTTGTAGCCCGTCGCCAGCATTCTGAGCGCGATGGCCGAGAGTGCGACGACAAAAAAGACGACCACGGCCAGACTGCGCCACGGACTGACATCGGCGATACCGAAGAAGCCGTAGCGGAAGCCGTCGATCATGTAGAAGAACGGATTGACGTGCGACAAACCCTGCCAGAACGACGGCAGAGAGTGAATCGAGTAGAAGACGCCGCTCAGGAAGGTGAGCGGCATGATGATGAAGTTCTGGAACACCGCGAGGTGATCGAACTTCTCCGACCAGATGCCGGCAATCAGTCCGAGTGTGCCGAGGATGGCGCTGCCACCCGCCGCGAAGCCGATGACCCACAACGGATGCTGCGGCACGGCGGCGGCCGCACCGACAAACGGAAAGGTGATAAGCCAAACGCCCAGACCCACCGCGAGGCCACGCACCATGGCGCCGAAGACATAGGCGCAGAACAGCTCAAACGAGGTGATCGGCGGCAGCAACACAAAGATAATGCTGCGCATCATTTTGGACTGGATGAGCGAAGACGAACTGTTGGCAAATGCGTTCTGCAGCACCGCCATCATCACCAGGCCCGGAATCAGGAATGCGGTGTAGGCGACGCGACCATCGTAGACCTTGACGTTCGATTCGAGCACGTGCGAGAAGATCAGCAGGTAGAGCAGCGTGGTGACGACCGGCGCGACGATGGTCTGGAACGCCACCTTCCAGAAGCGCAGGCACTCCTTGTAGAAGAGCGCCTTGAAGCCGGGGCCGAGGCGCAAGCCGGTTGCAGATGCCGAACGCACCGCAGGAGAAGACGGCAGGGCATCGCTCACGCGCTCGCTCCTTCACGTGAGGTCAATTTCAGGAACGCCTGTTCGAGATCGGCTTCGCCGAGTTTCATCTCGCGCACGGTGATGTTGGCCTCGCGAAACGCCGCCAGCAGCGTTTCCAGCTCGGCATAGCCGGAGAGTGTGAAGCCCCATGCGCCCGAGGCTTGCACGCTGCCACGCGCGTGCCATGCCGGCGGCAGGGCGTCAGCGGATATTTGCACGGTGATGCCTGACATGCCGCGCAGCAAATTGGCCGTGGTGTCGAGCGCGACAATTTCACCGCCCCTGAGCATCGCCACGCGATTGCAGAGCGCTTCGGCTTCTTCGAGGTAATGCGTTGTGAGGATGATGGTGTGGCCTTCCTTGTTCAGGCGCTTGATGAAGGTCCACAGGTTTTGCCTGAGCTCGACATCAACCCCAGCCGTTGGCTCATCGAGCACGATCACCGGTGGCTTGTGCACCAGCGCCTGCCCGACCAACACGCGGCGCTTCATGCCACCCGACAGCGCGCGCATGTTGGTGCTGGCCTTGCCAGTCAGATCAAGGTTATGCAGGATCTCATCGATCCATGCGTCGGCGCCGGCAACGCCGTAATACTTGGCCTGCAACGCCAGCGTTTCACGCACCGTGAAGAACGGATCGAAGACCAGCTCCTGCGGCACGACGCCAAGGTTGCTGCGCGCTTCGCGATAGTGGCTGACCGAGTCAAAACCCATGATCCTGGCGACACCGCTATCGGCGCGGGCGAGCCCGGCGAGGATGCTGATCAGCGTGGTCTTGCCGGCGCCATTCGGCCCCAGCAGCGCGAAAAACTCGCCCTGCTCAACCCGTAGCGAAACGTGGTTGAGTGCGCGGACATTCGGGAATGATTTACAGACGTCGACAACTTCGACGGCGGCACAGGCGGAAGCGGTGGTCACGGCACAAGCTTTCTGGACAACCCGCAATTTTATCTGGCGGCGACTTGCCAGCCGCTGCGGCCCCCGTCAGAACA
This is a stretch of genomic DNA from Casimicrobium huifangae. It encodes these proteins:
- a CDS encoding BolA family protein; the protein is MVTPDDVKNYIAAGLPCTHLEVEGDGQHFFATIVSEEFRGLTMIRQHQRVYAAMGDRMKAEVHALSMKTYTPEKWAQLNGGDLVNNG
- a CDS encoding ABC transporter ATP-binding protein; this translates as MTTASACAAVEVVDVCKSFPNVRALNHVSLRVEQGEFFALLGPNGAGKTTLISILAGLARADSGVARIMGFDSVSHYREARSNLGVVPQELVFDPFFTVRETLALQAKYYGVAGADAWIDEILHNLDLTGKASTNMRALSGGMKRRVLVGQALVHKPPVIVLDEPTAGVDVELRQNLWTFIKRLNKEGHTIILTTHYLEEAEALCNRVAMLRGGEIVALDTTANLLRGMSGITVQISADALPPAWHARGSVQASGAWGFTLSGYAELETLLAAFREANITVREMKLGEADLEQAFLKLTSREGASA
- the hisC gene encoding histidinol-phosphate transaminase, with translation MTKSEFIARTIRPEVQALKAYPVTPPWTGIKIELMEDNHLDAANNTATSRAMRDAIARAVADAAFNRYPDPAAPALKAKLREKLGISPEHGILLGSGSDEVISMVSQALLAGGGTVLSLEPSFAVFRNAAVACAGRYVGVSLNADFSLDLDATLAAIQREQPKLIWVVYPNNPTGNSYSDEQIEAIVRAAPGLVIIDEAYEPFAGRSWSTRLNDFPNLLVMRTLSKIGLAGVRLGYLFGAPEWINEIDKVRGPFNVGVLQQVAATVMLDHYDELKRHAALMVAERERLFAELQKLPGVKAFPSKANFVLTRFPDAAAVFEGLKARGILVRNLSPMHPLMANTLRISVGTPTEMQALLTALKEIL
- the hisD gene encoding histidinol dehydrogenase — its product is MKLLDSSVPDFLASLDALTHHAGALDESVDRAVADILADVRTRGDAAVLAYTQKFDRLSAESMAALELSKHEMKAAFDTLDTDLKAALTLARDRIEAYHRRQVMESWRYTEADGTQLGVKVTPLDRVGLYVPGGKAAYPSSLLMNAVPAKVAGVREVIMVVPTPDGVKNATVLAAAHLAGVDRAFTIGGAQAVGALAYGTGTVPAVDKIVGPGNAYVAAAKRRVFGLVGIDMIAGPSEILVIADEHANPDWVAMDLFSQAEHDEVAQSILLTPSDSLIAAVQASIAKLLPTMPRKDIIAASLANRGIIAKTRSLGEACDIANRIAPEHLELSVADPEMLLPLLRHAGAIFMGYGSSESIGDYVAGTNHVLPTSRSARFSSPLGVYDFQKRTSLIHVSPRGAATLGQAAATLAYAEGLQAHARAAELRIK
- a CDS encoding ABC transporter permease, with product MPSSPAVRSASATGLRLGPGFKALFYKECLRFWKVAFQTIVAPVVTTLLYLLIFSHVLESNVKVYDGRVAYTAFLIPGLVMMAVLQNAFANSSSSLIQSKMMRSIIFVLLPPITSFELFCAYVFGAMVRGLAVGLGVWLITFPFVGAAAAVPQHPLWVIGFAAGGSAILGTLGLIAGIWSEKFDHLAVFQNFIIMPLTFLSGVFYSIHSLPSFWQGLSHVNPFFYMIDGFRYGFFGIADVSPWRSLAVVVFFVVALSAIALRMLATGYKLRQ
- the murA gene encoding UDP-N-acetylglucosamine 1-carboxyvinyltransferase, translating into MDKLRVTGNGPLRGAVRISGAKNAALPILCSSLLVKAPVTFVNVPQLNDTRTTVRLLNQMGVTAARTETHRVEIDASTLTKPVAEYDLVKTMRASVLVLGPLVARWGEARVSLPGGCAIGQRPVDQHLKGLEAMGAEVTLDGGYINAAAPGGRLKGAHIVMDMVTVTGTENVMMAATLADGVTVIENAAREPEVVDLANCLIAMGADIKGAGTDTITITGVDNLHSATYRVMPDRIEAGTFACAVAAVGGEVTLLDAPVTAMDAIFDKLRDAGCSIAVNGSNVTVSRKGPLKAVSVKTAPYPAFPTDMQAQLMAMNVVAEGTAVMTENIFENRMMHVSELCRLGAKIDITGNTAVVQGVSELKGANVMATDLRASASLVIAGLCATGTTMIDRIYHLDRGYEHIEDKLIGLGATIERVSS
- the hisG gene encoding ATP phosphoribosyltransferase produces the protein MITFALSKGRILDDTRPLLRTAGIDVLEDPESSRKLILPTQRDDVRVVLVRASDVPTYVQQGGADIGISGKDVLMEQDTAGLYEPLDLNIAKCRLMVAVRNETDYEALVQRGRRLRVATKYIQTARAHFAKKGVHVDLIKLYGSMELAPLVGMADAIVDVVSSGATLKANNLKAVEKIADISARLIVNQAALKTKRDALMPIVESFAKSVEART